CGAAACGCTCTTTCAAGAGTTTGCAGAGAAAGAACTCAATATCATCAGCAAGTGAGATTGGGCGCTCTCAATTCGAATCTTTACTCTTGGGTAAATTTCTTTTGATGGTGATCTGCGCCTATAAATAGATACATGGCGGGCACTACGAATAAAGTAAACAAGGTGCCAATCGATAATCCGGTGAAGATCACAATGCCCATTGATTGACGGCCTGCAGCTCCAGCACCTGAAGCAATCACTAAAGGCAGAACACCCAAAACCATTGCTGCTGTAGTCATCAAAATAGGTCTCAAACGTTCACTAGCCGCCTCAATAATCGCATCAAGCTTGCTACGACCGCCTTCTTGAAGTGCGTTAGCAAACTCAACGATCAAAATACCGTGCTTACTAATTAACCCCATCAAAGTAACAAGACCAACTTGCGTATACACGTTCAAGGTTGTAAAGCCAAGGTTAATAAAGATGAGTGCGCCAAAGAGCGCTAGTGGAACAGATACCAAAATTACAATTGGATCGCGGAAGCTTTCGAACTGTGCGGCAAGCACTAAGAACACTATCAAAATAGCAAAGAACATGGTGACTAAGAAACCACCCGACTCGGCCATGAACTGACGTGATGGTCCTGCGTAATCTAGGCTATAACCGCTCGGTGCAACCTCTTTCAAGGTCTGGCGCATGTACTCCAATAGATCAGCCTGCGAAATAAATGGTGTGCTCACCCCGGATATCGTCGCAGAATTAAGCTGCTGAAAGTGATTAATTGATTCAGGAACCACTTTTTGTTTAATGCTTGCAACGGTACGAGCCTGAATCATATTCCCGCTTGGAGTCCGAATGTAGTAATCCAAAATCTGCTCGGGATTTAAGCGATCAATTTGTTTAACCTGCGGAATGACTTTGTATGAACGCCCTGCAACTGAGAAGTAATTAACATAACCACCACCTAAAGCAGCAGATAGGGCTGCACCAACTTGTTGTTGGGTCATTCCAAGAGCAGCAACTTTCTCACGATCAATCACCAAAACATCTTGAGGTTTATCGATTTTTAAATCCGAATCCACAAAGAAAAAGTTTCCGCTACGGCGCGCTTTATCTAATACTGCTTGCGATACTTCATTTAACTGTTCGTAAGATTCTGTAGTGTTAATGACAACCTGGACTGGTAAACCTTGCGCACCGGGTAAGGCAGGAAACTGGAAAGCAGCTACCCGAGCGCCAGCAATCGTATTCCACTTTTGCTGCATATCTTCTTGGAACTTAGTTGCATTTCGGCTGCGCTCACTCCAATCCTTTAGCAAAATACCGCCAAAGCTAGATGTTGGACTCGTTATTTGAAATGCCTGCTCGTATTCTGGCTCGGCAGCAGCAATCGCATAAATTTGATCTGCATAGGTTTGCATTTGATTCACCGTACTATTAGGTGGACCAGATGCCTGCATCAGGACAATTCCTTGATCTTCTGTAGGGGCAAGTTCTGCACGAGATGTTGCATATAAATATGCAACTCCTCCCAACAAAATGACGCCCATCATAATAATGACCTGCCAAGTACTCAAAAGGTCACGCAGAGTAGTTTGATAGCTGTAATGCACCTTGTCAAAAATTTGATCAATCTTTTGCACAAAAGGAGACGCCTCTTGCTCTTCTGTGAAAATCCGTGAGCACATCATTGGTGAAAGCGTTAATGCAATTAATCCCGATACTGCGACTGCACTGGCTAAAGTAAATGCAAACTCGGTGAATAGCGCACCAGTCAAACCACCCTGAAAGCCAATCGGAATATATACGGCGATCAAAACAACTGTCATCGCCAAAATCGGACTACCCAATTCGCGAGCAGCAATCAAAGATGCCTCTAAAGGAGACTTTCCCTCTTTCATATGTCTATCAACGTTTTCAACAACGATGATGGCATCGTCTACCACCAATCCAATAGCTAGCACTAGAGCAAGCAGGGTTAGCAAGTTGATAGAGTAGCCTAGTATTTGCATTAAAAAGAAAGTGCCAATCAAGGACAACGGCATTGCAATTACTGGTACAGCCACTGCACGGACACTACCTAAGAAGAGATAGATCACTACCGTCACAATGATCAAAGCCTCAAGTAAGGTTGAAACGACTTCATCAATTGAGCTAGTTATAAATTCTGTTGAGTCGTAAACAATCTTGCCATTCATACCGATTGGCAATTGTTTTTGAATATCCGGTACCGCATCCCTTACACGTTGAGCAACATCAAGTAGATTGGCCTGAGGAGCAACCTTAATGCCGATGAATACGGATTGCTTGCCACTAAAAGCAACGTTAGTGTTGTAGTCTTCAGAACCCAAAGAGACACTGGCAACTTGGTCTAGATAAACAATATTAATGCCATCTTTTTTGACAACCAGTTTGCGAAACTCTTCTAAAGTGTGCAGATCAGTGCCCGCAACCAAATCTACGGAGACCATATCTCCTTTGGTGCTACCTACTGCTGACAAGTAGTTATTAGCAGACATCGCGCTGTATACGTCATCTGCGCCAACACCTAAACCCGCCATCTTTTCGCGATCAAGCCAAGCACGTAAGGCAAACTTTCTGCCTCCGATAATCTCGGCATTCTGGACACCCTCCACTGAGTCGAGCTTTGGCTTCACTACACGCAATAAATAATCAGTGATTGCATTATTGGGTAGTTGATCGCTATAAAACCCCATATACATTGCAGCTGTTGACTGACCAACCTGAACAGTCAACACTGGCTGCTGCGCTTGCGGAGGCAATTGATTTTTA
Above is a genomic segment from Polynucleobacter wuianus containing:
- a CDS encoding efflux RND transporter permease subunit, with amino-acid sequence MNWTDIFIRRPVLSLVVSALVLVFGLKAIGSLPVNQYPQTQNAIVTITTAYYGADPETIAGFITQPLEASVAQAQGIDYLSSTSVSGVSTIIATLKLNYDSNAALTQIQTQISAVKNQLPPQAQQPVLTVQVGQSTAAMYMGFYSDQLPNNAITDYLLRVVKPKLDSVEGVQNAEIIGGRKFALRAWLDREKMAGLGVGADDVYSAMSANNYLSAVGSTKGDMVSVDLVAGTDLHTLEEFRKLVVKKDGINIVYLDQVASVSLGSEDYNTNVAFSGKQSVFIGIKVAPQANLLDVAQRVRDAVPDIQKQLPIGMNGKIVYDSTEFITSSIDEVVSTLLEALIIVTVVIYLFLGSVRAVAVPVIAMPLSLIGTFFLMQILGYSINLLTLLALVLAIGLVVDDAIIVVENVDRHMKEGKSPLEASLIAARELGSPILAMTVVLIAVYIPIGFQGGLTGALFTEFAFTLASAVAVSGLIALTLSPMMCSRIFTEEQEASPFVQKIDQIFDKVHYSYQTTLRDLLSTWQVIIMMGVILLGGVAYLYATSRAELAPTEDQGIVLMQASGPPNSTVNQMQTYADQIYAIAAAEPEYEQAFQITSPTSSFGGILLKDWSERSRNATKFQEDMQQKWNTIAGARVAAFQFPALPGAQGLPVQVVINTTESYEQLNEVSQAVLDKARRSGNFFFVDSDLKIDKPQDVLVIDREKVAALGMTQQQVGAALSAALGGGYVNYFSVAGRSYKVIPQVKQIDRLNPEQILDYYIRTPSGNMIQARTVASIKQKVVPESINHFQQLNSATISGVSTPFISQADLLEYMRQTLKEVAPSGYSLDYAGPSRQFMAESGGFLVTMFFAILIVFLVLAAQFESFRDPIVILVSVPLALFGALIFINLGFTTLNVYTQVGLVTLMGLISKHGILIVEFANALQEGGRSKLDAIIEAASERLRPILMTTAAMVLGVLPLVIASGAGAAGRQSMGIVIFTGLSIGTLFTLFVVPAMYLFIGADHHQKKFTQE